The Sphingobacteriales bacterium genome includes a window with the following:
- the tuf gene encoding elongation factor Tu, with protein MAKEKFERGKPHVNIGTIGHIDHGKTTLTAAITLILSKSGLAEFRSFDSIDNAPEEKERGITINTAHVEYQTANRHYAHVDCPGHADYIKNMVTGAAQMDGAILVVAATDGPMPQTREHILLAYQVGVPRMVVFMNKVDMVDDPELLDLVEMEVRDLLTFYGYDGDNAPVIRGSALGALNGEEKWVNTVMELMEAVDEYIPLPVRAIDKPFLMPIEDVFSITGRGTVATGRIERGVIKVGEKVQIVGFMEKPLETTVTGVEMFRKLLDQGEAGDNAGLLLRGIDKNEIRRGMVIAAPNSITPHTKFKGQVYVLKKEEGGRHTPFFTNYRPQFYLRTTDVTGICNLPEGVEMVMPGDNVTITVELITPVAIEKGLRFAIREGGRTIGAGQVTEIIE; from the coding sequence ATGGCAAAAGAAAAATTTGAACGTGGTAAACCTCACGTAAACATTGGAACAATTGGTCATATTGACCATGGTAAGACTACCTTGACTGCTGCTATCACCCTGATCCTTTCAAAATCAGGTTTGGCTGAGTTCAGGTCTTTTGATTCAATTGACAATGCTCCTGAAGAAAAGGAAAGAGGTATTACAATCAACACAGCTCATGTGGAGTACCAGACTGCAAACAGGCATTATGCACACGTTGACTGTCCCGGACATGCCGACTATATCAAAAATATGGTTACCGGTGCTGCTCAGATGGACGGTGCTATTCTGGTCGTTGCTGCAACTGACGGACCTATGCCTCAGACAAGGGAACATATCCTTTTGGCTTATCAGGTTGGCGTTCCAAGAATGGTTGTTTTCATGAACAAGGTTGATATGGTTGACGATCCTGAACTCCTCGATCTGGTAGAAATGGAAGTCAGAGACCTTTTGACTTTCTACGGCTATGACGGAGACAATGCTCCCGTAATCCGTGGTTCTGCCTTAGGTGCACTCAATGGAGAAGAAAAATGGGTGAATACCGTTATGGAACTGATGGAAGCTGTTGATGAATACATTCCGTTACCAGTGCGTGCTATCGACAAACCATTCCTGATGCCTATCGAAGACGTGTTTTCAATCACCGGTCGTGGTACAGTTGCCACAGGTAGAATTGAAAGAGGTGTGATTAAAGTCGGAGAAAAGGTACAGATTGTTGGTTTCATGGAAAAACCACTTGAAACAACCGTAACCGGAGTCGAAATGTTCCGTAAGCTTCTGGATCAGGGAGAAGCTGGCGACAATGCAGGTCTGCTGCTTCGCGGTATTGATAAAAACGAAATCAGAAGAGGAATGGTTATCGCAGCTCCTAACTCTATCACCCCTCATACCAAATTCAAAGGTCAGGTTTACGTTTTGAAAAAGGAAGAAGGTGGACGTCATACCCCATTCTTTACCAATTACCGTCCTCAGTTCTATCTCCGTACAACTGACGTAACAGGAATCTGTAACTTACCCGAAGGTGTTGAAATGGTGATGCCTGGCGATAATGTAACCATTACCGTTGAGCTGATTACCCCTGTTGCTATAGAAAAAGGTTTGCGTTTTGCAATCCGTGAAGGTGGAAGAACCATCGGAGCAGGTCAGGTTACCGAAATTATTGAATAA
- the secE gene encoding preprotein translocase subunit SecE, which produces MKKIKELLKVTWDELIHKVTWPTWDELQSSAVITLVASLIIAVLVFIMDAVFENVFKLFYQIFS; this is translated from the coding sequence ATGAAGAAAATTAAGGAATTGCTGAAAGTTACCTGGGATGAGCTGATTCATAAGGTAACATGGCCGACATGGGATGAGCTTCAATCGAGCGCTGTCATCACACTGGTTGCTTCACTCATCATTGCGGTACTGGTCTTCATTATGGATGCTGTATTTGAAAATGTGTTTAAATTATTTTATCAGATATTTTCATAG
- the nusG gene encoding transcription termination/antitermination factor NusG, protein MQAPDFKWYVVRVISGREEKIKEHILFEIEKANLKDYVRQAIVPVEKVIQLRNGKKITKDKNFYPGYVIIEASLTPEVKFTIKNTTGVFDFLGTKDTPIPLRQAEINRILGKIEQASEVGEQLEVPFLIGEPVKITDGPFNGFNGVIEEINEEKKKLKVIVKIFGRRTPVELNYMQVEKS, encoded by the coding sequence ATGCAGGCTCCTGATTTTAAATGGTATGTTGTCCGTGTCATCAGTGGCAGGGAAGAAAAAATCAAAGAGCATATTCTTTTTGAGATTGAAAAAGCCAATCTGAAAGATTATGTTCGCCAGGCCATTGTTCCCGTTGAAAAAGTCATCCAGCTCCGCAATGGCAAAAAAATCACCAAGGATAAAAACTTTTATCCCGGCTATGTCATTATCGAGGCTTCCCTGACACCTGAGGTAAAGTTTACCATTAAAAACACAACAGGGGTATTTGATTTTTTAGGAACCAAAGATACCCCCATACCTTTACGTCAGGCAGAAATTAACCGGATACTTGGAAAAATAGAGCAGGCATCTGAAGTCGGTGAGCAGCTTGAAGTACCATTCCTGATCGGAGAGCCTGTGAAAATTACAGATGGCCCGTTTAACGGATTTAACGGTGTCATCGAAGAAATTAATGAAGAGAAGAAGAAACTTAAAGTCATTGTAAAGATATTCGGAAGGAGAACTCCTGTAGAACTGAATTACATGCAGGTAGAAAAAAGTTAA
- the rplK gene encoding 50S ribosomal protein L11: protein MAKEIATFIKLQIKGGAANPSPPIGPALGSKGVNIMEFCKQFNARTQNMAGKTVPVVITVYTDKSFSFEIKTSPAAVQLLEAAKIQKGSAEPNRNKSGSVTWAQIEEIAKDKMPDLNTTKLESAMKMIAGTARSMGITVTGVAPWEN from the coding sequence ATGGCTAAAGAAATTGCAACATTTATTAAACTTCAGATAAAAGGTGGAGCTGCAAATCCATCACCGCCAATAGGCCCCGCTTTGGGTTCCAAAGGTGTGAACATCATGGAGTTTTGTAAACAGTTTAATGCAAGAACGCAGAATATGGCAGGCAAAACAGTGCCTGTTGTGATAACTGTTTACACCGACAAATCCTTTTCATTTGAAATAAAGACATCTCCGGCTGCTGTGCAGTTACTGGAAGCTGCCAAAATTCAGAAAGGTTCTGCTGAACCCAACAGAAATAAGTCAGGATCAGTAACATGGGCACAAATTGAAGAAATTGCCAAAGATAAAATGCCCGACCTGAATACGACCAAACTCGAATCAGCGATGAAAATGATAGCCGGTACGGCTCGTAGTATGGGTATTACAGTTACCGGAGTAGCTCCTTGGGAAAATTAA
- a CDS encoding 50S ribosomal protein L1, translated as MTTLTKNRKAALSKIEKGKLYELKEAVRLVKDITYTKFNASVDIDVRLGVDPKKANQMVRGVSTLPHGTGKELKVLVLCNPDVEEAAREAGADYVGLDTYLDKIKDGWTDVDIIITSPDIMPKLGRFGKILGPRGLMPNPKSGTVTNDIPKAVREVKSGKIDFKVDKYGIIHTTVGRVSFTPEQLFENVTELVQTIQKLRPAAAKGAYFKGITLSSTMSPGIEIDIKSIPGI; from the coding sequence GTGACAACTTTAACAAAAAATAGAAAAGCCGCCCTGTCGAAGATTGAAAAGGGTAAGTTGTATGAGCTGAAAGAAGCTGTCAGGCTGGTAAAAGATATTACTTATACCAAGTTCAACGCCTCTGTGGATATTGATGTCCGTTTGGGTGTCGATCCCAAAAAAGCCAATCAGATGGTCAGAGGGGTTTCCACCTTGCCTCATGGCACAGGAAAAGAACTTAAAGTGCTGGTATTGTGTAATCCGGATGTGGAAGAAGCAGCCAGGGAAGCCGGTGCCGATTATGTCGGACTCGATACCTATCTTGATAAAATTAAGGATGGCTGGACAGACGTTGATATCATTATCACCAGCCCCGACATTATGCCAAAACTTGGACGTTTTGGTAAAATTCTGGGGCCGAGAGGATTAATGCCCAATCCAAAATCAGGTACGGTTACCAATGATATTCCAAAGGCAGTCAGGGAAGTAAAAAGTGGTAAAATTGACTTCAAAGTTGATAAATACGGAATTATCCATACAACAGTAGGCCGTGTATCATTTACTCCCGAACAGCTTTTTGAAAACGTAACTGAGTTGGTGCAAACCATACAAAAATTACGTCCGGCTGCCGCCAAGGGAGCTTATTTCAAAGGAATTACTTTATCGAGCACCATGAGTCCGGGAATTGAAATTGATATTAAATCCATTCCAGGTATTTAA
- a CDS encoding 50S ribosomal protein L10 produces MNKEKKYEIVNELADIISKKNNFIIADVSGLSVKDTVELRKLCHKNGISLIVSKNTLIVKALEKLNLNNEELVKSLKGPSSLMFCDNPTAPAKVIKEFRKKATKPDIKAAYIEESVYVGDNLVDSLMNIKSKNELLGELVGLLNSPIRNLVSALNSKGQEIMGVLETLSKK; encoded by the coding sequence ATGAATAAGGAAAAGAAATACGAAATAGTCAACGAGCTTGCCGACATCATCAGCAAAAAGAATAATTTTATTATTGCCGATGTATCCGGGCTTAGTGTGAAAGACACCGTTGAATTAAGAAAGCTTTGCCATAAAAATGGAATCAGCCTGATAGTATCCAAAAATACGCTGATTGTCAAAGCACTTGAAAAACTTAACCTGAATAATGAAGAGCTGGTGAAGAGTCTGAAAGGTCCATCATCACTGATGTTTTGTGATAATCCGACAGCTCCTGCAAAAGTCATTAAGGAATTCAGGAAAAAAGCAACAAAACCCGACATTAAAGCCGCATATATCGAAGAATCGGTCTATGTAGGCGATAATCTTGTCGATTCGCTGATGAACATCAAATCGAAAAATGAACTTCTTGGCGAATTAGTCGGCTTGCTGAATTCACCGATCAGAAATCTGGTCTCGGCCCTGAACAGCAAGGGACAGGAAATTATGGGTGTTTTGGAAACATTATCAAAAAAGTAA
- the rplL gene encoding 50S ribosomal protein L7/L12, which yields MADIRAIAEELVNLTVKEVNELTALLKNEYGIEPAAAAVAVAAPVAGATAEAEVVEEKTSFDVILKSAGGAKLQVVKVVKDITGLGLKEAKDLVDAAPKEVKTGISKEEAESFKARLEEVGAEVELK from the coding sequence ATGGCAGATATTAGAGCGATTGCTGAAGAGTTAGTGAATCTCACTGTTAAGGAAGTCAATGAACTTACCGCTTTATTGAAAAATGAATATGGAATTGAACCAGCAGCAGCAGCAGTAGCTGTGGCAGCCCCCGTTGCCGGAGCCACCGCAGAAGCTGAAGTTGTGGAAGAAAAAACATCATTTGATGTTATTCTGAAGAGTGCCGGAGGTGCTAAACTTCAGGTTGTTAAAGTTGTGAAAGATATCACCGGATTAGGTCTGAAAGAAGCAAAAGACCTCGTTGATGCTGCTCCCAAAGAAGTCAAAACAGGTATTTCAAAAGAAGAGGCTGAAAGTTTTAAAGCAAGATTAGAAGAAGTTGGTGCAGAGGTTGAACTAAAATAA
- the rpoB gene encoding DNA-directed RNA polymerase subunit beta produces the protein MNTRRINFGTIESPMDYPDFLDIQLKSFREFFQIESLSEEKRNETLYKVFQENFPITDSRGVFVLEFLDYFIDPPKFTVEECIDRGLTYSVALKARLKLSCTDEEHEEFETTVQDVFLGTVPYMTDRGSFIINGAERVIVSQLHRSPGVFFSQSYHTSGVRLYSARVIPFKGSWMEFATDVSNIMYAYIDRKKKFPVTTLLRAIGYETDKDILELFDLSEEFKVKKTELKKIVGRRLAARILRKWVEDFVDEDTGEVVSIERNEIIIERDTVLTEDHIDLILNANAKTVILHKEGTNANDYEIIYNTLQKDPSNSAKEALEYIYRQLRNTDPPDEETARGIIEKLFFSDKRYDLGQVGRYRLNRKLNQNIDESVRVLTQDDIIKIIKYLVQLSNSKTDVDDIDHLSNRRVRTVGEQLYGQFSVGLSRMARTIREKMNVRDNEVFKPVDLINSRTLTSVLNSFFGTNQLSQFMDQTNVLAEITHKRRLSALGPGGLSRDRAGFEVRDVHYTHYGRLCTIETPEGPNIGLISTLAVYARINEMGFIETPYRKVQDGIVLNGIENVQYLSAEEEDECIIAQANAPLDKSTGSFINRFVKCREGGEFSIIDNKRVNYMDISPNQIVSVAASLIPFLEHDDANRALMGSNMQRQAVPLIRPEAPIVGTGIEERVARDSRIFPVAEFDGTIEYVDANKIVIRYERNEEEQLIDFEGDVVTIPLTKFRRTNQNTAICINPIVRKGQKVKKGEILCDGFSTVEGELALGRNLMVAFMPWQGYNFEDAIVISEKAVKEDWFTSLHITEYELDVRDTKRGMEEFTSDIPNVSEDATRNLDDMGLIRIGAEVREGDILIGKITPKGESEPSPEEKLLRAIFGDKAGDVKDVSLRMPPSSVGIVIDKKLFERVKRDKEGKQKSKDDLEKIESTYKKNCEMYRQALIDKLLKILANETSRGVVNEYGEVVIPRGNKFNQKALLKIQDYNLLRPEKWTNNETVNELVKKVLQNYKRKYNAESGWLKRMQFTLTVGDELPTGVIKLAKVYVAEKRKLKVGDKMAGRHGNKGVVAKIVPEEDMPFLEDGTPVDIVLNPLGVPSRMNLGQIYESILGWAGRELGLKFATPIFDGASEEQIEEYIQKAGLPSFGRTYLYNGLTGERFHQMATVGVIYMIKLVHMVDDKMHARSIGPYSLITQQPLGGKSQFGGQRFGEMEVWALEAFGASNVLREVLTIKSDDIVGRAKTYEAIVKGEPIIEYGIPESINVLINELKALALDVQFE, from the coding sequence ATGAATACAAGAAGGATTAATTTCGGGACTATTGAAAGCCCAATGGATTATCCTGATTTTCTCGATATTCAGCTGAAATCATTCCGGGAATTTTTTCAGATTGAATCCTTATCGGAAGAAAAACGAAACGAAACCCTTTACAAGGTGTTTCAGGAAAATTTCCCCATTACTGATTCAAGGGGCGTCTTTGTCCTTGAATTTCTTGATTATTTTATCGACCCTCCCAAGTTTACGGTTGAAGAATGTATCGACAGGGGGTTGACCTACAGCGTTGCATTAAAGGCAAGACTTAAGCTCTCCTGCACCGATGAAGAACATGAGGAATTTGAAACTACCGTTCAGGATGTTTTTCTCGGAACTGTCCCATACATGACCGACAGGGGTTCTTTTATCATTAATGGAGCAGAACGTGTCATCGTTTCACAGTTGCACCGTTCCCCTGGTGTTTTCTTCAGTCAAAGTTACCATACGAGTGGCGTCAGGCTCTATTCGGCACGTGTTATTCCTTTTAAAGGTTCATGGATGGAATTTGCTACTGATGTCAGCAACATCATGTATGCTTATATAGACAGAAAAAAGAAATTCCCAGTAACCACCCTCTTACGTGCTATCGGATATGAGACCGATAAAGACATTCTTGAGCTTTTCGACCTTTCCGAAGAATTTAAAGTTAAAAAAACTGAATTAAAGAAAATTGTCGGCAGACGCCTCGCTGCAAGAATTCTGAGAAAATGGGTCGAAGACTTTGTAGATGAAGATACCGGTGAAGTGGTTTCTATCGAAAGAAATGAAATCATTATCGAACGTGATACCGTTTTGACTGAAGATCATATCGACCTGATTCTGAATGCAAATGCAAAAACAGTTATTTTGCATAAAGAAGGTACCAACGCCAATGATTACGAAATTATCTACAATACCCTTCAGAAAGATCCTTCCAATTCAGCAAAAGAAGCACTGGAATATATTTACCGTCAGTTAAGAAATACAGATCCCCCCGATGAGGAAACTGCCAGAGGAATCATTGAAAAACTGTTTTTCTCTGATAAAAGGTATGACCTGGGGCAGGTTGGACGCTACAGACTAAACAGGAAATTAAATCAGAATATTGATGAATCGGTCAGGGTTCTGACTCAGGACGATATCATCAAGATTATCAAATATCTGGTTCAGTTGAGCAATTCGAAGACAGATGTGGACGACATCGACCATCTTAGCAACAGGAGGGTCAGGACGGTAGGAGAACAGCTTTACGGTCAGTTTAGTGTCGGGCTCTCAAGGATGGCACGTACCATACGTGAAAAGATGAATGTCAGGGACAATGAGGTTTTCAAACCTGTTGACCTGATCAATTCCCGCACGTTGACGTCAGTTCTAAATTCGTTTTTCGGCACCAATCAGTTGTCGCAGTTCATGGATCAGACCAATGTATTGGCAGAAATCACCCATAAGAGAAGATTGTCAGCACTTGGCCCCGGAGGTTTGAGCCGCGACAGGGCTGGTTTTGAAGTCCGTGACGTTCACTACACTCACTATGGAAGGTTATGTACCATCGAAACACCTGAAGGTCCGAACATCGGTCTTATTTCCACACTTGCTGTTTATGCAAGAATCAATGAAATGGGATTCATTGAAACCCCATACCGCAAGGTGCAGGATGGTATCGTATTGAACGGAATTGAAAACGTGCAGTATCTATCTGCTGAAGAAGAAGATGAATGTATCATTGCCCAGGCAAATGCTCCTTTAGATAAATCAACAGGTTCATTTATCAACAGGTTTGTCAAATGCCGTGAGGGAGGTGAGTTTTCAATTATTGACAACAAGCGGGTCAATTATATGGATATTTCACCTAACCAGATTGTTTCGGTGGCTGCTTCCCTGATTCCTTTCCTCGAACATGATGATGCAAACAGGGCTCTCATGGGTTCAAACATGCAACGCCAGGCCGTTCCTTTGATTCGTCCGGAAGCTCCTATCGTGGGAACCGGAATTGAAGAAAGGGTAGCCCGCGACTCAAGAATTTTCCCTGTTGCCGAATTTGACGGCACCATCGAATATGTAGATGCCAACAAGATTGTCATTCGGTATGAAAGGAATGAAGAAGAACAACTTATTGATTTCGAAGGAGATGTTGTTACTATCCCATTGACCAAATTCAGACGTACCAACCAAAATACCGCAATTTGTATCAATCCCATTGTCAGAAAAGGACAGAAAGTCAAGAAGGGTGAAATCCTTTGTGATGGATTTTCGACAGTAGAGGGTGAGCTTGCTTTGGGGAGAAACCTGATGGTTGCCTTCATGCCCTGGCAGGGATACAATTTTGAAGATGCTATCGTCATTTCGGAAAAAGCTGTAAAAGAAGACTGGTTTACTTCGCTGCATATCACCGAATATGAACTGGATGTCAGAGATACTAAACGTGGAATGGAAGAATTTACTTCCGATATTCCGAATGTCAGTGAAGATGCTACCAGAAATCTTGACGACATGGGCTTAATCCGTATTGGTGCTGAAGTCAGGGAAGGGGATATTCTGATTGGAAAAATTACCCCGAAAGGAGAAAGTGAACCTTCACCTGAAGAAAAGCTTTTGCGTGCTATTTTCGGTGACAAAGCCGGTGATGTAAAAGATGTATCGCTCCGCATGCCACCATCTTCCGTAGGTATTGTGATTGATAAAAAACTGTTTGAAAGGGTAAAAAGAGATAAAGAAGGCAAACAGAAAAGCAAGGATGATCTTGAAAAGATAGAAAGTACCTACAAGAAAAACTGCGAAATGTACAGGCAGGCACTCATTGACAAATTGCTGAAAATACTTGCCAATGAAACCAGCCGTGGTGTGGTTAATGAATATGGTGAAGTGGTCATTCCGCGAGGTAACAAGTTTAATCAGAAGGCACTGCTGAAGATTCAGGATTACAATCTGTTGAGACCTGAAAAATGGACAAACAACGAAACGGTAAATGAACTGGTTAAAAAGGTTCTTCAGAATTACAAACGTAAGTATAACGCAGAAAGCGGCTGGCTGAAACGTATGCAGTTTACCCTGACTGTTGGGGATGAGCTTCCTACCGGTGTGATAAAACTTGCCAAAGTATATGTGGCTGAGAAGAGAAAGCTGAAGGTAGGGGATAAGATGGCCGGTAGGCATGGGAATAAGGGCGTTGTTGCCAAAATAGTTCCTGAAGAAGATATGCCGTTCCTCGAAGACGGTACCCCGGTGGATATTGTTCTTAATCCTCTGGGTGTTCCTTCCCGTATGAACCTCGGACAGATTTACGAATCTATTCTTGGCTGGGCAGGGCGTGAATTAGGACTTAAGTTTGCCACCCCGATTTTTGACGGTGCCAGTGAAGAGCAGATTGAGGAATATATTCAGAAAGCGGGACTTCCTTCCTTTGGCAGGACTTACCTTTACAACGGGCTGACAGGCGAAAGATTCCACCAGATGGCTACTGTTGGGGTGATTTATATGATAAAACTGGTTCACATGGTGGACGATAAGATGCATGCCCGCTCCATCGGTCCTTATTCACTGATTACACAACAGCCTCTGGGTGGTAAATCACAGTTTGGTGGTCAGCGTTTTGGTGAAATGGAAGTCTGGGCACTCGAAGCCTTTGGGGCCTCCAATGTGCTGCGTGAAGTTCTGACCATTAAATCTGACGACATTGTCGGAAGGGCCAAAACGTATGAAGCCATCGTGAAAGGTGAACCCATTATTGAATATGGCATTCCGGAATCTATCAACGTGCTTATCAATGAGTTAAAAGCACTGGCTCTTGATGTTCAATTTGAGTAA